A region of Thermococcus barossii DNA encodes the following proteins:
- a CDS encoding alpha-amylase/4-alpha-glucanotransferase domain-containing protein, producing the protein MVNFIFGIHNHQPLGNFGWVLESAYERSYRPFMEILEEYPNMKVAVHISGPLLEWLNENRPEYIDLLKSLVRKGQLEIVVAGFYEPVLAAIPKEDRIEQIKLLKDFAKKLGYDAKGVWLTERVWQPELVKSLRQAGIEYVIVDDYHFMSAGLSKEELFWPYYTEDGGEVIAVFPIDEKLRYLIPFRPVEKTIEYLHSLDDGDESKVAVFHDDGEKFGIWPGTHEWVYERGWLREFFEEISSDDRINLTLYSEYLSRFKPRGIVYLPIASYFEMSEWSLPAPQAKLFVEFVEKLKEQGQFERYRVFVRGGIWKNFFFKYPESNYMHKRMLMVSRLVRNNPKARRFLLRAQCNDAYWHGVFGGVYLPHLRSAVWENLIRANSHVEVGTFVRDIDFDGRDEVFMENGSFYAVFKPGYGGALFELSSKRRAVNYNNVLARRWEHYHEVPGAATPEEGGDEGVASIHEVGRRIPDEIKREMAYDDHLRAILQDHFLDTGTSLDDYRLARYPELGDFLTGAYDYSTFEGGITLWRDGAVAGKPARVEKSFRLTGDGFIVDYTVRSETKALFGVELNLAVHSVMENPEEFEAEKFELNDPYGIGRIAIELDKKAKVWKYPIKTLSQSESGWDFIQQGVSYTLLFPVDGELRFRLRFREL; encoded by the coding sequence ATGGTGAACTTCATATTCGGGATCCATAACCATCAGCCTCTCGGTAACTTCGGTTGGGTTCTGGAGAGCGCTTACGAGCGCTCCTACAGGCCGTTCATGGAGATACTTGAGGAGTACCCGAACATGAAGGTCGCAGTTCATATAAGCGGTCCTCTCCTTGAATGGCTTAATGAAAACAGGCCCGAGTACATTGATCTTCTCAAATCCCTTGTGAGGAAAGGGCAGCTTGAGATCGTTGTCGCCGGCTTTTACGAACCTGTTCTGGCGGCGATTCCAAAGGAGGATAGGATAGAGCAGATTAAGCTCCTCAAGGACTTCGCGAAAAAACTCGGCTACGATGCCAAGGGGGTCTGGCTGACCGAGCGTGTGTGGCAGCCGGAGCTGGTAAAAAGCCTCCGGCAGGCGGGAATAGAGTACGTCATCGTTGACGATTACCACTTCATGAGCGCCGGGCTGAGCAAGGAGGAACTCTTCTGGCCGTACTACACGGAGGACGGCGGGGAGGTTATAGCAGTCTTTCCGATAGACGAGAAGTTGCGTTACCTAATACCGTTCCGTCCGGTGGAGAAAACGATAGAATACCTCCACTCTCTCGATGACGGCGACGAGAGCAAGGTTGCCGTTTTCCACGACGACGGTGAGAAGTTTGGCATCTGGCCGGGAACCCACGAGTGGGTCTACGAAAGGGGTTGGCTCAGAGAGTTCTTCGAGGAAATCTCCAGCGATGATAGGATAAACCTCACCCTCTATTCGGAATACCTTTCCAGGTTCAAGCCAAGGGGCATAGTGTACCTCCCAATAGCTTCGTACTTCGAGATGAGCGAGTGGTCCCTGCCGGCACCGCAGGCGAAGCTCTTCGTTGAGTTCGTTGAAAAGCTTAAGGAGCAGGGTCAGTTTGAGCGCTACCGCGTCTTCGTCCGCGGTGGCATCTGGAAGAACTTCTTCTTCAAATACCCCGAGAGCAACTACATGCACAAGCGCATGCTGATGGTAAGCAGGCTGGTGAGGAACAATCCCAAGGCGAGGCGCTTCCTCCTTAGGGCCCAGTGTAACGACGCCTACTGGCATGGAGTCTTTGGCGGCGTGTACCTTCCCCACCTCCGCTCGGCAGTATGGGAGAACCTCATCCGGGCGAACAGCCACGTGGAGGTCGGGACTTTCGTCAGGGACATAGACTTCGACGGACGGGACGAGGTTTTTATGGAGAACGGGAGCTTCTACGCCGTATTCAAACCGGGCTATGGCGGGGCGCTCTTTGAGCTCAGCTCGAAGAGAAGGGCGGTCAATTACAACAACGTTCTCGCGAGGCGCTGGGAGCACTACCACGAGGTTCCGGGGGCGGCTACCCCCGAGGAAGGCGGCGACGAGGGTGTCGCCAGCATACACGAGGTTGGCAGGAGAATTCCCGACGAAATAAAGCGGGAGATGGCATACGATGACCACCTCAGGGCCATCCTCCAGGACCATTTCCTCGACACCGGGACTTCACTCGATGACTACAGGCTTGCGAGGTACCCTGAACTTGGCGATTTCCTGACGGGGGCCTACGATTACAGCACCTTCGAGGGGGGGATTACCCTCTGGCGCGACGGAGCGGTTGCCGGAAAACCCGCGCGCGTTGAGAAGTCCTTCCGCCTAACAGGAGATGGTTTCATCGTGGACTACACCGTGAGGAGTGAAACCAAAGCCCTCTTCGGCGTTGAGCTTAACCTGGCCGTCCACAGCGTCATGGAAAACCCGGAAGAGTTCGAGGCTGAGAAGTTCGAGCTCAACGACCCCTACGGCATCGGGAGGATTGCGATAGAGCTGGACAAAAAAGCGAAGGTCTGGAAGTACCCCATAAAAACCCTCAGCCAGAGCGAGAGCGGCTGGGACTTCATTCAGCAGGGCGTTAGCTACACGCTGCTGTTTCCAGTGGACGGTGAGCTGAGGTTCAGGCTTCGCTTCAGGGAGCTCTGA
- the ttuA gene encoding tRNA-5-methyluridine(54) 2-sulfurtransferase, translated as MRCKFCERNAFIKLHYPRMYLCPEHFTEYFERKVKRTIERYKLISPDERILVVVSGGKDSAVTAYVLKKLGYDIECLHINLGIGDYSEKSEEYAKRQCEKLGVPLHIVRVKELLGKGIGEVRTRRPTCSYCGLTKRYIFNKFVYDNGFDAVATGHNLDDEASFIFANLMNWNTQYLAKQGPVTPSEFNGKLVKKVKPLYELTEREVVAYALANGIEYHIEECPHAVGATTIEYKEILNEMEEKRPGTKINFVKGYLRKKHLFEAELEKTELRECKVCGMPSSGEVCSFCRFWRLEKPVDFRIRKD; from the coding sequence ATGCGCTGCAAGTTCTGCGAGAGAAACGCGTTTATCAAGCTCCATTACCCGAGAATGTACCTGTGCCCTGAGCACTTCACGGAGTACTTCGAGAGGAAGGTAAAGCGAACGATAGAACGCTACAAGCTCATAAGCCCCGACGAGAGAATCCTGGTAGTCGTCAGCGGCGGGAAGGATTCTGCCGTTACCGCTTACGTCCTCAAGAAGCTCGGCTACGATATCGAGTGCCTTCACATCAACCTCGGCATAGGAGATTACTCGGAGAAGAGCGAGGAGTACGCAAAGAGACAGTGCGAAAAGCTCGGGGTTCCTCTCCACATCGTCCGGGTTAAAGAGCTCCTTGGGAAGGGCATCGGCGAGGTGAGAACGCGCAGACCGACGTGCTCCTACTGTGGCCTGACCAAACGCTACATCTTCAACAAGTTCGTCTACGACAACGGCTTTGACGCCGTCGCTACCGGTCACAATCTCGACGACGAGGCGAGCTTCATCTTCGCCAACCTGATGAACTGGAACACGCAGTATTTAGCGAAACAGGGGCCGGTGACGCCGAGTGAATTCAACGGCAAGCTCGTGAAGAAGGTGAAGCCCCTCTACGAGCTGACCGAGAGGGAAGTGGTGGCTTATGCCCTCGCCAACGGCATAGAGTACCACATTGAGGAGTGCCCGCACGCCGTAGGAGCTACGACCATAGAGTACAAGGAAATCCTGAACGAGATGGAGGAAAAGAGGCCGGGGACGAAAATCAACTTCGTCAAGGGCTACCTGAGGAAAAAGCATCTCTTTGAGGCCGAGCTGGAAAAGACCGAGCTGAGGGAGTGTAAGGTCTGCGGCATGCCATCGAGCGGAGAGGTTTGCTCCTTCTGCAGGTTCTGGAGGCTGGAGAAGCCGGTAGACTTTAGAATTAGAAAAGATTGA
- a CDS encoding DUF257 family protein: MAFPVSKLFYEIGNAYGWERLLLIDILDSSMPVIRWLRLAGLMVPTHVKRIKAGGVSEWGEVIFEIDPHKDPGIFLSRFSNWAARYYLNNPGTVSVVMNPERLIPLQNNNPRFIISLTNLGVAFIGNPKRRTFYFVNTDLADRRYVALLEEAFIRVMRIDNDGRTVIAKSPGEDEGASLEPV, from the coding sequence ATCGCTTTCCCCGTATCCAAGCTGTTCTACGAAATAGGCAACGCGTACGGCTGGGAAAGGCTTCTCCTGATCGACATACTGGACTCAAGCATGCCGGTAATCAGGTGGCTCCGCCTCGCGGGCCTTATGGTGCCCACCCATGTGAAGAGAATAAAGGCAGGTGGGGTCTCCGAATGGGGTGAGGTTATCTTTGAGATTGACCCGCACAAGGACCCTGGCATTTTCCTAAGCCGCTTCTCCAACTGGGCCGCCAGGTATTATTTGAACAACCCTGGAACCGTCAGCGTGGTCATGAACCCGGAGAGGCTCATTCCGCTCCAAAACAACAATCCCCGCTTCATCATAAGCCTCACCAACTTAGGAGTGGCCTTCATCGGAAATCCCAAGAGAAGAACCTTCTACTTTGTAAACACCGACCTCGCGGATAGGAGATACGTGGCGCTCCTGGAGGAGGCATTTATACGTGTCATGCGGATTGATAACGACGGAAGAACGGTGATAGCAAAATCACCGGGAGAAGATGAAGGAGCGAGTCTGGAACCGGTGTAA
- a CDS encoding DUF257 family protein, translating into MTSLLKQLPRIKEGIVLVEYSSTDHPERAMAEIFTEWMNMGIVPLIVDIGDALHVFIQNLRFQGIELPVENVPVIKEKGTVKVGSVIGTVDVIEDFDHHLAVYSRFAREVPLESRNHTIVLGMERFSFTFMSDPPKLERYFEKITRLYLPVEERVSFLFLNVDIASEYLRKGLEQDSDYVIKIAGKTAKLLKSPGGVGYAVL; encoded by the coding sequence ATGACGAGCCTATTGAAACAGCTCCCAAGGATAAAGGAGGGCATAGTGCTCGTTGAGTACTCCTCGACGGATCATCCGGAGAGGGCCATGGCGGAGATATTCACCGAATGGATGAACATGGGGATAGTTCCGCTGATAGTGGACATAGGGGATGCCCTCCACGTCTTCATTCAGAACCTGCGGTTCCAGGGCATCGAACTTCCAGTAGAGAACGTTCCGGTGATAAAGGAGAAGGGAACCGTTAAAGTTGGAAGCGTAATCGGAACCGTGGACGTTATAGAAGACTTCGACCACCACCTGGCCGTCTACTCCAGGTTCGCCAGGGAGGTTCCCCTGGAAAGCCGGAACCACACCATTGTATTGGGCATGGAGAGGTTCTCATTTACTTTCATGTCAGATCCCCCAAAGCTCGAAAGGTACTTCGAGAAGATAACAAGGCTTTACCTCCCAGTTGAGGAGAGGGTAAGTTTCCTCTTCCTTAACGTGGACATAGCATCGGAGTACCTTAGAAAAGGCCTTGAGCAGGATTCGGACTACGTGATTAAGATAGCAGGCAAGACGGCCAAGCTCCTGAAGTCTCCGGGAGGGGTGGGATATGCGGTTCTCTGA
- a CDS encoding NAD(P)/FAD-dependent oxidoreductase, producing MVSGKTYDVVIIGAGPAGLFAAYELVERSDFRVLIVDEGGDIEQRICPMYELGYCIGCQPCHIMSGVGGAGGLSDGTINLRPDIGGDLSELTGDENYAWQLVWEVDRIFLRHKAPGNLFKGNPEEVKYWEQKAAQAGVKFIPIIQRHIGSDRTPEVIGDIKKYLESKGVEFLLWTKALEFGQGWVKVKKGKDVFEIKARYIVVAPGRGGADWFHEVAGRIGLKARHGPIDVGVRVEVPAIIMEPITGINHDPKFHIYTDTYDDFVRTFCTNPNGFVVEERYDGYVGVNGHSMHEKKSNNTNFAFLTRIELTEPVEDTTAYGRSIAQLATTIGGGKPLLQRLGDLRRGRRSTWARIRRSDVEPTLKHVTPGDIAMALPHRVVTNILEGLEKLDRVLPGVASDHTLLYAPEIKYYAMKVEVDENLETSIENIFAAGDGAGLSRDIVNAAATGLLAARGILKKEGLYTEKDFRKPDNWKAKIEGLES from the coding sequence ATGGTTTCTGGAAAAACCTACGACGTTGTCATAATCGGTGCCGGCCCGGCAGGCCTTTTTGCGGCATACGAGCTGGTCGAAAGGAGCGATTTTAGGGTTCTAATAGTCGATGAGGGCGGGGACATCGAGCAGAGAATCTGCCCGATGTACGAACTCGGCTACTGCATTGGTTGCCAGCCCTGTCATATCATGAGCGGTGTGGGCGGTGCTGGTGGGCTCAGTGATGGCACTATAAACCTCCGGCCGGACATTGGAGGCGACTTAAGCGAACTCACGGGGGATGAGAACTACGCCTGGCAGCTCGTCTGGGAAGTGGACCGGATTTTCCTGAGGCACAAAGCCCCTGGGAACCTTTTCAAGGGCAACCCTGAGGAGGTTAAGTACTGGGAGCAGAAGGCGGCCCAAGCAGGTGTTAAGTTCATACCCATAATCCAGCGCCACATAGGCTCCGACAGGACACCCGAGGTGATAGGGGACATAAAGAAGTACCTTGAGAGCAAAGGCGTCGAGTTCCTCCTCTGGACGAAGGCGCTGGAATTCGGACAGGGATGGGTGAAAGTGAAGAAGGGCAAAGACGTCTTCGAGATTAAGGCCCGATACATCGTCGTCGCCCCAGGGAGAGGTGGGGCCGACTGGTTCCACGAAGTGGCCGGGAGGATAGGGCTCAAAGCCAGACACGGGCCTATTGACGTGGGAGTTAGGGTAGAGGTTCCGGCCATAATAATGGAGCCAATAACGGGCATAAACCACGACCCCAAGTTCCACATCTATACAGATACCTACGACGACTTCGTTAGAACCTTCTGCACCAACCCGAATGGCTTCGTCGTTGAGGAGCGCTACGACGGCTACGTTGGCGTGAACGGCCACTCGATGCATGAGAAGAAGAGCAACAACACTAACTTTGCCTTTCTCACGAGAATAGAGCTGACCGAGCCCGTGGAGGACACAACCGCCTACGGCAGGAGTATAGCCCAGCTGGCGACGACGATAGGCGGTGGGAAACCGCTACTCCAGCGCCTAGGTGACCTCAGGCGCGGGAGAAGGAGCACATGGGCGAGGATAAGGAGGAGCGACGTCGAGCCAACGCTTAAGCACGTTACACCCGGCGACATAGCCATGGCTCTCCCGCACCGCGTCGTTACCAATATCCTTGAGGGTCTTGAGAAGCTCGACCGCGTTCTTCCGGGCGTTGCGAGCGACCACACACTGCTCTACGCGCCGGAGATCAAGTACTACGCCATGAAGGTCGAGGTCGATGAGAACCTGGAAACAAGCATCGAGAATATCTTCGCCGCTGGAGACGGAGCGGGACTGAGCAGGGACATCGTGAACGCCGCGGCCACAGGACTTCTGGCCGCCAGAGGGATACTCAAGAAGGAGGGCCTCTACACCGAGAAGGACTTTAGAAAGCCTGACAACTGGAAGGCAAAGATTGAAGGCCTTGAGTCATGA
- a CDS encoding CBS domain-containing protein — translation MMSDKSKSAKAKKIKIIHSKRRLLQLQRKEELSHNIRYISKVPVRVVMDREFLILHPEDSISKLVQNLRDEESSAVVVDEEGRLMGFITMKDLLHFFEPPRRYSIVGIGLLKKYSISHASRVGDIMVRKPITIHVDDNLGRAIKIMIETGKHHLPVVDENGRVHGVLEVKDIIRLIRIVSA, via the coding sequence ATGATGAGCGATAAATCGAAGAGCGCAAAGGCCAAGAAGATAAAGATAATCCACAGCAAGCGAAGGCTCCTCCAGCTCCAGCGCAAGGAGGAGCTCAGCCACAACATCCGCTACATCTCTAAGGTTCCCGTGAGGGTGGTCATGGACAGGGAGTTCCTCATCCTTCACCCGGAGGATTCAATCTCAAAGCTGGTGCAGAACCTCAGGGATGAGGAAAGCTCCGCGGTTGTTGTTGACGAGGAAGGTCGGCTCATGGGCTTCATCACGATGAAGGACCTTCTCCACTTCTTCGAGCCGCCGAGGAGGTACTCCATAGTTGGGATAGGCCTTCTCAAGAAGTACTCGATAAGCCATGCCTCGCGCGTTGGGGACATAATGGTCCGCAAGCCCATAACCATTCACGTTGATGACAACCTTGGACGGGCGATAAAGATAATGATCGAAACGGGAAAGCACCATCTCCCCGTTGTTGATGAGAACGGTAGAGTTCACGGTGTCCTGGAGGTCAAGGATATAATACGCCTCATACGCATAGTCTCGGCATGA
- a CDS encoding cation:proton antiporter → MDVFLELALILVVAKLFGYLTLRLGFPAALGQLIGGIIIGPSILGIVTYDEGVKLVAELGVVMLLFLAGLETDIEEFKHVGVSAFIVAVLGVMIPFVLGYIGALAWGYSDIQALFLGGILTATSVGLTTSILMEMKKLRSRVGTTILAAAVVDDVLGIIILTVLVAMNTKGSVSPMDVIIILGEVALFFLLGLLLGSPTIKEALRASERINLPETITAFAIAIMLIFAYIAEKFQLAGITGAYLAGLLVAGSAEAREVTGKTMTIGYSLFIPVFLVSIGVETDIHVLAHIGAFAGLYAFLAIAGKIVGCGIGALLTRFKGREAVQIGVGMVPRMEVALIMANIGLREGVFDRGTFSIPVSMVIITTLVTPFLLKWAFSRE, encoded by the coding sequence ATGGACGTCTTCCTGGAGCTGGCGCTGATACTAGTGGTTGCTAAGCTGTTCGGCTACCTCACCCTTCGCCTCGGCTTTCCAGCGGCCCTGGGCCAGCTCATCGGGGGGATTATCATAGGTCCCTCCATTCTGGGTATAGTGACCTACGACGAGGGAGTGAAGCTCGTTGCCGAGCTTGGTGTTGTTATGTTGCTTTTCTTGGCCGGCCTTGAGACCGACATTGAGGAGTTCAAGCACGTCGGAGTTTCGGCCTTCATAGTGGCGGTTCTCGGTGTCATGATTCCCTTCGTCCTGGGCTACATCGGGGCCCTGGCATGGGGCTATTCTGACATTCAGGCGCTGTTCCTCGGGGGAATCCTCACGGCCACGAGCGTTGGACTGACAACGAGCATACTGATGGAGATGAAGAAGCTGAGAAGCCGCGTTGGAACGACGATTTTAGCTGCCGCGGTCGTTGACGACGTGCTCGGCATAATAATTCTGACGGTTCTCGTTGCGATGAACACCAAGGGGAGCGTCTCCCCGATGGATGTCATTATAATCCTCGGTGAGGTCGCGCTGTTCTTCCTCCTGGGGCTCCTCCTCGGCAGTCCCACCATAAAAGAAGCCCTCCGCGCGTCGGAGAGGATAAACCTGCCCGAGACGATAACGGCCTTTGCAATAGCCATAATGCTGATCTTCGCGTACATAGCCGAGAAATTCCAGCTGGCGGGCATAACCGGTGCCTACCTGGCCGGTCTCCTCGTTGCCGGAAGCGCCGAGGCCCGGGAGGTGACGGGTAAGACCATGACCATCGGATACTCCCTCTTTATCCCCGTTTTCCTCGTCAGCATAGGCGTCGAGACGGACATCCACGTTCTGGCCCACATCGGGGCCTTCGCGGGGCTCTACGCTTTCCTGGCGATAGCCGGAAAGATAGTCGGCTGCGGCATCGGGGCTCTACTGACGAGGTTCAAGGGCAGGGAAGCGGTCCAGATAGGCGTTGGAATGGTCCCGAGGATGGAGGTCGCCCTGATCATGGCCAACATAGGTTTGCGAGAGGGCGTCTTCGACAGGGGGACGTTTTCCATACCGGTGAGCATGGTGATAATAACAACGCTGGTAACGCCCTTCCTCCTTAAGTGGGCGTTTTCGAGGGAGTGA
- a CDS encoding cation:proton antiporter gives MEILLLMALMLATAKLMGYVFERIGQPVVLGQIFGGLLIGIFFDTNPVIGQFANLGVLLLLFIAGLESELEEFKRVGRQSVVVAGIGVLMAFIFGFSVAQFFVPFHEAILYGAMMTPTSVSITVKVLMELRRLNTREGTTILAAAVVDDVLGILILTVAISMIKGGEVNYASLGEVLISVSFLLLFFLYFGPGLADRAFRLISRIDLPEAETAFALVFLIVFAYLAEHLNLASILGAYLTGLALGQSTKKKGIMDHVNVIGYSLFIPLFFVEVGMRIELDYILHAGTFAVLYTLAAIMSKILGCGAGARVAGFDWNSSLKIGVGMVPRLGVELAMLAVAMASGIIGPDALTVAILMVFVTTVITPPLLKWLYSR, from the coding sequence ATGGAAATACTGCTCCTGATGGCCCTGATGCTTGCAACGGCAAAACTGATGGGATACGTGTTCGAGCGCATCGGCCAGCCCGTGGTTCTCGGCCAGATATTCGGAGGACTTCTCATAGGAATATTCTTTGACACCAACCCTGTCATCGGACAGTTCGCTAACCTGGGAGTTCTGTTGCTCCTCTTCATAGCGGGTCTTGAGAGTGAACTGGAGGAGTTCAAGCGCGTCGGCCGTCAGAGCGTCGTCGTGGCCGGCATCGGCGTTCTCATGGCTTTCATTTTTGGCTTTTCTGTAGCTCAGTTCTTTGTTCCCTTCCACGAGGCCATCCTCTACGGTGCGATGATGACCCCCACGAGCGTCAGCATAACCGTGAAGGTTCTCATGGAGCTGAGGCGCCTGAACACCAGGGAGGGGACGACGATTTTGGCTGCCGCGGTCGTCGACGACGTTCTTGGAATCCTCATCCTGACTGTGGCCATCTCAATGATAAAGGGTGGAGAGGTCAATTACGCGAGTCTGGGGGAGGTTCTCATTTCCGTTTCGTTCCTTCTCCTCTTCTTTCTGTACTTCGGCCCCGGCCTTGCGGACAGGGCGTTTAGGCTTATCTCCCGTATCGACCTCCCCGAGGCCGAGACCGCCTTTGCCCTCGTCTTTCTGATAGTCTTTGCCTACCTCGCCGAGCATCTGAACCTCGCCTCTATCTTAGGCGCCTACCTGACCGGTCTGGCCCTCGGTCAGAGCACCAAAAAGAAGGGCATAATGGACCACGTGAACGTCATCGGCTACTCCCTCTTCATCCCTCTCTTCTTCGTTGAGGTGGGGATGAGAATCGAGCTAGACTACATCCTTCACGCGGGAACCTTCGCGGTTCTCTACACCCTGGCGGCGATAATGAGCAAAATCCTCGGATGCGGTGCGGGTGCCAGGGTTGCCGGTTTCGACTGGAACTCCTCCCTCAAGATTGGCGTCGGGATGGTGCCCCGCCTGGGAGTGGAGCTCGCAATGCTCGCCGTTGCAATGGCCAGCGGAATAATCGGGCCGGATGCACTAACGGTGGCCATCCTCATGGTCTTCGTCACGACCGTGATAACGCCGCCGCTCCTCAAGTGGCTCTACTCCAGGTAA
- a CDS encoding MarC family protein, with product MSEWLSILSSALFMLIMIDPSDKILLVSLLREDFHIEDIRTLIVRANLIGFLLLFLFAVSGQIILQEVFHIDINALRVAGGFVLFKIGLEALESGGMLTLKREKNILALAAVPVATPLIAGPAAITTAITLTAEKGLYHATAAIFIAILLTALVMFVTLYVIKNVSKTTLGVFIRIIGMFTMAIGAQMMVQGVVGIYLLMTSAG from the coding sequence ATGAGCGAGTGGCTTTCGATACTCAGTTCGGCGCTCTTCATGCTCATCATGATAGACCCGAGCGACAAGATACTCCTGGTCAGCCTCCTCCGCGAGGACTTCCACATAGAGGATATAAGAACCCTCATCGTGAGGGCGAACCTCATCGGCTTTCTGCTCCTCTTCCTGTTCGCGGTTTCCGGCCAGATAATCCTGCAGGAGGTTTTTCACATAGACATAAACGCCCTGCGCGTGGCCGGGGGTTTCGTGCTCTTCAAGATAGGCCTTGAGGCTCTGGAGAGCGGTGGAATGCTGACGCTCAAGAGGGAGAAGAACATACTCGCCCTGGCGGCCGTTCCCGTTGCGACACCTCTCATAGCCGGGCCTGCAGCCATAACCACCGCGATAACCCTCACCGCAGAGAAGGGCCTCTACCATGCGACCGCGGCAATCTTCATCGCCATACTCCTGACGGCCCTCGTGATGTTCGTGACTCTTTACGTCATCAAGAACGTCAGCAAGACCACCCTCGGCGTCTTCATAAGGATAATCGGTATGTTCACGATGGCTATCGGAGCGCAGATGATGGTGCAGGGTGTCGTCGGAATATACCTGCTCATGACATCCGCTGGATAA
- the hisS gene encoding histidine--tRNA ligase, translated as MKVRLEKVKGTRDLLPEEMAKRRWVFERIRDVFERYNFHEVLTPTFEYTTLFQLRSGEEVVEQLYAFDDKGGRNLSLRPDMTSSVARLYVNSFQTAPKPIKWYYIANMFRYEEPQSGRYREFWQAGVELIGSDKVEADAEVIALFVESYLATGLEDFTVNIGDRVLLDEFAKMLGVKDDIGLMRLIDKKDKMSREEFVKALRDFGLRDDGVEKVLRLIEIKGKPDEVLPLAEGLLTSDEAKTEIARLYELVDLLDAYGVKDRILIDLGIARGFDYYTSIVFEAIAPNDLGIGSIGGGGRYDNLIEVFGGKPTPATGFAIGIERLIPILEWKGLIPEVKLRPDVYVIPIGKGAELKKAAIELVSALRRAGVKADVELTGRKLRKALDYAGRLGVPYVILVGKKDLAGGKVTIRNMESGEQRVVEKKNIVKELVALLGV; from the coding sequence ATGAAAGTTCGGCTGGAGAAAGTTAAGGGAACGCGAGACCTTTTGCCCGAGGAGATGGCCAAAAGGAGATGGGTCTTCGAGAGGATAAGGGATGTTTTCGAGCGCTATAACTTTCATGAGGTTCTCACCCCCACCTTTGAGTACACCACCCTCTTCCAGCTCAGGAGCGGTGAGGAGGTGGTGGAGCAGCTCTACGCCTTCGACGACAAGGGCGGGCGGAACCTCTCGCTCAGGCCGGATATGACGTCAAGCGTCGCAAGGCTCTACGTGAACTCCTTCCAGACCGCCCCAAAGCCCATCAAGTGGTACTACATCGCCAACATGTTCAGGTATGAAGAACCCCAGAGCGGCCGCTATAGGGAGTTCTGGCAGGCGGGGGTTGAGCTGATAGGAAGCGATAAAGTTGAGGCCGACGCGGAGGTCATAGCCCTCTTCGTCGAGAGCTACCTGGCGACGGGCTTAGAAGATTTCACAGTGAACATAGGCGACCGCGTTCTCCTCGATGAGTTTGCCAAGATGCTCGGTGTTAAAGATGACATAGGCCTGATGAGGCTCATAGACAAGAAGGACAAGATGAGCAGGGAGGAATTCGTTAAAGCTTTGAGGGACTTCGGGCTGAGGGATGACGGAGTTGAGAAGGTTCTTCGGCTCATAGAGATTAAGGGCAAACCCGACGAGGTTCTTCCCCTTGCGGAGGGACTCCTCACGAGCGATGAAGCCAAGACGGAGATAGCAAGGCTCTATGAGCTTGTTGACCTTCTCGACGCCTACGGCGTCAAGGACAGGATTCTCATCGACCTCGGCATCGCGAGGGGCTTTGACTATTACACCAGCATAGTCTTTGAGGCCATAGCGCCCAACGACCTCGGAATCGGCTCAATCGGCGGCGGTGGGAGGTACGACAACCTCATAGAGGTCTTCGGCGGAAAGCCGACCCCGGCGACGGGCTTTGCCATAGGGATAGAGCGCCTCATCCCGATCCTCGAGTGGAAGGGCCTCATCCCGGAGGTCAAGCTCAGGCCCGATGTCTACGTGATTCCGATTGGAAAGGGGGCCGAGCTCAAGAAGGCCGCGATTGAACTCGTCTCCGCCCTCAGGAGGGCCGGAGTTAAGGCCGACGTCGAGCTGACGGGGAGGAAGCTGAGGAAGGCCCTCGACTATGCAGGGAGACTCGGTGTCCCCTACGTGATTCTCGTCGGAAAGAAGGACCTCGCCGGGGGCAAAGTAACGATAAGGAACATGGAGAGCGGCGAGCAGAGGGTTGTGGAAAAGAAAAACATTGTTAAAGAGCTGGTGGCGCTGTTGGGGGTCTAA